In the genome of Paenibacillus sp. FSL R5-0766, one region contains:
- the nfsA gene encoding oxygen-insensitive NADPH nitroreductase — MNETIELMMKHRSVRKFKPDPVSDEQLAAIVAAGQMASSSSSVQAYTVIAVTDIEQKSKLAELAGNQAYVNECPVFLVWCADLYRLSDAAKRHLPEKESYADSTENFMVATIDAALASQNAALAAESLGFGIVYIGGLRTRIEEVAELLDLPEGVYPVYGMCIGVADQETGIRPRLPLDAVLHHNRYNAEQSIKGVEQYDETTTAYMKERTNGERTTPWSELMAKRLTEPTRLQVRPFLEGKGFLKR; from the coding sequence ATGAATGAAACCATTGAGTTAATGATGAAACACCGCTCTGTACGCAAATTCAAGCCAGACCCGGTGAGTGATGAGCAGCTTGCAGCCATCGTAGCAGCGGGTCAGATGGCTTCTTCTTCAAGTAGTGTACAAGCCTATACCGTCATTGCTGTGACTGACATAGAGCAGAAATCCAAGCTGGCTGAATTGGCAGGCAATCAGGCCTACGTCAATGAATGTCCGGTGTTTCTCGTATGGTGTGCTGATCTGTATCGGCTGAGTGATGCTGCGAAACGTCATCTTCCTGAAAAGGAATCGTATGCTGATTCAACAGAGAATTTCATGGTAGCCACGATTGATGCTGCTCTGGCTTCCCAGAATGCCGCTCTTGCAGCGGAGTCACTAGGATTCGGAATCGTATATATTGGGGGGCTTCGTACCCGGATTGAGGAAGTAGCTGAGTTGCTGGATTTGCCGGAAGGAGTATATCCGGTGTATGGCATGTGCATTGGTGTTGCAGATCAGGAAACGGGAATTCGGCCGCGTCTGCCGCTGGATGCAGTCCTGCATCATAATCGTTATAATGCCGAGCAGAGCATCAAAGGTGTTGAGCAGTATGATGAGACAACGACGGCGTACATGAAAGAACGGACTAACGGTGAACGAACGACCCCATGGTCCGAACTGATGGCGAAGCGCCTGACTGAGCCGACAAGGTTGCAAGTGAGACCGTTCCTGGAAGGCAAAGGATTCTTGAAGCGTTAA
- a CDS encoding TatD family hydrolase, with protein sequence MTTRRNSLVHSQAFAPLIDAHIHFDQYTPDEQREMLLSFPSQQVEAVIAVSMNLASAQANLELAKQHPRNIYPAFGFHPEQELPSVAEMNLFFQWIEEHIGQAIAIGEIGLPYYNRQEAEKAGQRFDQSGYIELLERFIQLAKKHNKPLVLHAVYEDADIVCDLLEQNQFRRAHFHWFKGSRETIRRMADNGYFISFTPDIHYEEEIRELARQYPSEQVMAETDGPWPFEGPFQGRMTHPAMTRQVIQAWSEITGMGTERAARLFYQNTKRFYGLT encoded by the coding sequence ATGACCACAAGGAGGAATTCCCTCGTGCATTCTCAAGCTTTTGCACCATTAATTGATGCTCATATTCACTTCGATCAGTATACCCCTGACGAACAACGCGAGATGCTGTTATCTTTCCCGTCTCAACAAGTCGAGGCAGTCATCGCCGTGTCCATGAATCTCGCTTCTGCCCAGGCCAATCTGGAGCTTGCAAAACAACATCCACGTAACATCTATCCAGCCTTCGGTTTCCATCCAGAACAGGAACTGCCGTCCGTTGCAGAAATGAATCTGTTCTTCCAATGGATCGAAGAGCATATCGGACAAGCTATAGCCATCGGAGAGATCGGTCTTCCCTATTACAACCGTCAGGAAGCGGAGAAGGCAGGGCAGCGCTTCGATCAGAGCGGGTATATCGAGTTGCTTGAACGTTTCATCCAGCTCGCCAAAAAGCACAACAAACCACTTGTCCTTCATGCGGTATACGAAGATGCGGATATCGTCTGTGATTTGCTGGAGCAAAATCAGTTCCGACGCGCCCATTTCCACTGGTTCAAGGGTTCTCGCGAAACCATTAGACGCATGGCTGATAATGGCTATTTCATCTCTTTCACGCCAGATATTCATTACGAAGAAGAGATTCGTGAACTCGCCCGGCAATATCCATCGGAGCAAGTGATGGCCGAGACCGATGGACCTTGGCCCTTCGAAGGGCCGTTTCAGGGACGAATGACACACCCGGCCATGACCAGACAGGTTATCCAGGCATGGAGTGAGATCACCGGTATGGGAACCGAGCGGGCCGCCCGGCTCTTTTATCAGAACACAAAGCGTTTCTATGGCTTAACTTAA
- a CDS encoding ABC transporter ATP-binding protein — protein sequence MNWQQDEHDQPERGARAMEPKHGEKLHPATPDRPANTAPVPPALDVVDVHASFRERRSRLPVLNGLSLTVEQGEFVAIVGPSGCGKSTLFHIIGGLLKPQEGQVLMNGQNVTGQRGKISYMPQQPALFPWRTIEDNVLLAGEVASSAPPRAEALAEARKWLSSVGLAGFEQAYPHMLSGGMQQRAAFLRALLSPQELMLLDEPFSALDALTRSDMQRWLLDIWEQNRRSVLFITHNIEEALLLADRVYVLSNRPATVLHEVHVPFDRPRREEITEQSAFLERKRQIAQWMREEQQKARLS from the coding sequence ATGAATTGGCAACAGGACGAACACGACCAGCCTGAACGAGGAGCACGCGCAATGGAGCCAAAGCACGGTGAAAAGCTTCACCCGGCTACCCCTGATCGACCTGCCAATACTGCTCCGGTTCCGCCTGCATTGGACGTCGTTGACGTTCATGCTTCATTCCGCGAACGGCGAAGCAGGTTACCGGTTCTGAACGGCCTGTCCCTGACCGTGGAGCAAGGCGAGTTTGTCGCTATCGTTGGGCCATCCGGCTGTGGTAAAAGCACCCTTTTCCATATCATCGGTGGTCTGCTTAAGCCACAGGAAGGCCAAGTACTTATGAACGGTCAGAATGTAACGGGACAGCGTGGCAAGATTAGTTATATGCCACAACAGCCTGCTCTTTTCCCGTGGCGTACCATTGAAGACAATGTACTGCTTGCTGGTGAAGTAGCTTCAAGCGCTCCCCCTCGGGCCGAAGCACTTGCAGAAGCTCGTAAGTGGTTAAGTAGCGTGGGTCTTGCCGGATTCGAGCAGGCATACCCTCATATGCTGTCGGGCGGAATGCAGCAGCGTGCGGCATTTTTGCGCGCCCTGCTCAGTCCGCAGGAACTCATGCTGCTGGACGAACCTTTCAGCGCGCTGGATGCACTGACACGTAGTGACATGCAGCGCTGGCTGCTCGATATCTGGGAACAGAACCGCCGCTCGGTGCTGTTCATCACCCATAATATCGAAGAAGCATTGCTGCTAGCGGATCGGGTCTATGTGTTATCCAACCGACCTGCAACGGTGTTGCACGAGGTACATGTTCCTTTTGATCGCCCAAGACGAGAAGAAATTACGGAGCAATCCGCTTTTCTGGAGCGTAAACGGCAGATTGCACAGTGGATGAGAGAAGAACAGCAGAAAGCCCGCCTATCTTGA
- a CDS encoding ABC transporter permease translates to MHAYFKSVWPPIVAVILFIAIWQGAVSLFHIEKWMLPAPSDIAREAATQAERLGMHASATIQLTLIGFAAGTAVGLLIAMVLHLVPFLKSALYPLLILSQNIPTIALAPLLLIWFGFGLLPKLITIILVCFFPVAVAAMDGLTRTDAAMMNYMRMAGAKRHHIFWKLELPHALPSVFSGVKIAATYSVMGAIIAEWIGADKGIGYYMMLQKSAYRTDRLFVAIMIIVALSLLLFLFIALLEKLLVRWRPQKR, encoded by the coding sequence ATGCATGCCTATTTCAAAAGTGTATGGCCGCCCATTGTGGCGGTTATTCTCTTTATAGCGATATGGCAGGGAGCCGTCTCCCTCTTCCATATTGAGAAATGGATGCTGCCTGCACCGTCCGACATCGCCCGCGAAGCGGCAACTCAGGCCGAGCGACTTGGCATGCACGCCTCCGCAACCATTCAGTTAACGCTGATCGGATTCGCGGCTGGCACGGCGGTCGGATTGCTGATTGCGATGGTGCTGCATTTGGTCCCTTTTCTCAAGTCAGCCCTGTATCCTTTACTTATTCTTAGTCAAAATATCCCGACCATCGCGCTCGCACCGCTCCTGTTAATCTGGTTCGGATTCGGGCTGCTGCCCAAGCTGATTACGATCATCCTGGTCTGTTTCTTCCCCGTTGCGGTGGCGGCTATGGACGGCTTGACCCGTACTGACGCGGCCATGATGAACTATATGCGCATGGCTGGTGCGAAACGTCATCATATCTTCTGGAAGCTGGAGCTCCCCCATGCGTTGCCATCCGTGTTCTCCGGTGTCAAAATCGCCGCTACCTATAGTGTGATGGGAGCCATCATCGCCGAATGGATTGGCGCAGACAAGGGTATTGGTTATTATATGATGCTGCAAAAGTCAGCTTATCGCACCGATCGTTTATTCGTGGCGATTATGATTATTGTCGCGCTCAGCTTGCTGCTCTTCCTGTTCATTGCCCTGCTGGAGAAGCTTCTCGTGCGCTGGCGGCCACAGAAGCGATAG
- a CDS encoding MTH1187 family thiamine-binding protein, translating into MASTLLSIQVIPKTPNGENSYPYVDRAIEVIQQSGLKYQVNALDTTIEGELEELLEVVRKMHEVLVEAGSPSIISQIKIAHSPTGFSMDTLTEKYR; encoded by the coding sequence ATGGCAAGCACATTACTTAGCATTCAGGTTATCCCGAAAACGCCAAATGGCGAGAACTCTTATCCTTACGTAGATCGCGCCATTGAAGTTATTCAGCAATCCGGCCTGAAATATCAGGTGAACGCACTCGACACCACGATCGAGGGGGAACTGGAGGAACTGCTGGAGGTTGTCCGTAAAATGCACGAGGTACTTGTGGAGGCTGGCAGCCCAAGCATCATCTCCCAGATCAAAATTGCCCATAGCCCTACTGGCTTCAGCATGGATACCCTGACGGAGAAGTATCGCTAA
- a CDS encoding ABC transporter substrate-binding protein has translation MKWRKTMGLLLLCVLMVTVAACGGKEAAPAGQNGNTNTESSNEGDTAALKDIKVVLDWTPNTNHTGLYAAVDQGFYKAEGLNVEIVQPGAGGADTMVASNEVPFGVSYQESVTQARTQGVPLVSIAAVIQHNTSGFAAPADRNIKSPKDFEGKTYGGWGSPVEEAVMQSIMEGDGADVSKVKNINMGDADFFTAVKRDIDFAWIFYAWTGIEAELRGEPIDMLYVKDYSDALDYYTPVLVTNEQTIQNDPELVKAFLKATSEGYQYAIDHPEDAANILIKAVPDLDKELVLASQKWLSPKYTDDAPRWGEQKQEVWQNYTDWMFSKKLLDEQIDVSKAYTNAFLPQ, from the coding sequence ATGAAATGGCGTAAAACGATGGGATTGTTGCTCTTATGCGTGCTTATGGTGACTGTAGCCGCATGTGGTGGCAAAGAAGCTGCCCCAGCTGGGCAGAACGGCAACACAAATACGGAAAGCAGCAACGAAGGTGACACTGCCGCCCTGAAAGATATTAAAGTGGTGCTCGACTGGACACCAAATACGAATCATACCGGCCTGTATGCGGCTGTAGATCAAGGTTTTTACAAGGCCGAAGGCTTGAACGTGGAGATTGTACAACCAGGTGCCGGTGGCGCAGATACGATGGTTGCCTCCAATGAAGTGCCTTTTGGCGTAAGTTATCAGGAGAGTGTAACTCAAGCCCGCACACAGGGTGTTCCATTGGTCTCCATCGCAGCAGTTATTCAGCATAATACATCTGGTTTCGCTGCTCCGGCGGATCGGAATATCAAGTCACCGAAAGACTTTGAAGGTAAAACCTATGGCGGTTGGGGTTCCCCTGTGGAAGAAGCCGTGATGCAATCCATTATGGAAGGCGACGGAGCTGATGTATCGAAAGTGAAAAATATTAACATGGGTGACGCTGACTTTTTCACCGCAGTGAAACGGGATATTGATTTTGCGTGGATTTTCTACGCCTGGACGGGTATTGAAGCCGAACTGCGCGGGGAACCAATCGACATGTTATATGTGAAGGATTATTCAGATGCATTGGATTACTACACGCCTGTCCTCGTAACCAACGAGCAGACGATCCAAAACGACCCCGAGTTGGTGAAAGCATTCCTGAAAGCCACCTCCGAAGGGTATCAATACGCAATTGATCATCCCGAAGACGCAGCAAACATTCTGATCAAGGCCGTACCGGATCTGGATAAGGAATTGGTACTGGCAAGCCAGAAATGGCTTAGTCCAAAGTACACAGATGACGCCCCGCGCTGGGGAGAACAAAAACAGGAAGTGTGGCAAAACTACACTGACTGGATGTTTAGCAAAAAACTGCTGGATGAACAGATCGATGTGAGCAAGGCATATACGAACGCGTTTTTACCCCAATAA
- a CDS encoding phospholipase D family protein: protein MQKLLTAGSTTDRVLLLEDGFQSGQVRIQTIREAKTSIDLAYYSIQKGKTSQLFFAALFDAADRGVHVRIILDGIFHNMRGELRDIPDAIAAHPNVELRYYEPLNIVMPWTWHNRLHDKIFLVDNTYGIIGGQNIGDRYMALQPKKDYVFDRDVLVYNPNHNKNSTVVEMKKYIDRLWEHPFTKPEKHAKRQHHTKGLQELDQLAELYKKAQAESDPFVKVLPKEWAQGALRSDHVAFIHNPIQRLYKDPTMWRAFVHFANQAKSKVYLQTPYAIPTKKMKKAVHLSMNPKAEWVMLTNSIQQTPNPLAFAGYLSSKKRLLDTNLAIYEYQGPYSIHGKSFVMDDYLSMVGSYNLDPRSAFLNTESAVVISGSAFANELTEAMDIKRTLSTRVNKGEQLAESTNQKGSVFKRMAITALSKLSFLWRFLL, encoded by the coding sequence ATGCAAAAATTGTTAACAGCAGGAAGTACGACAGATCGCGTACTGCTCTTGGAGGACGGCTTTCAATCCGGTCAGGTGAGAATCCAGACCATTCGAGAGGCGAAAACAAGCATCGACCTGGCTTATTACTCCATCCAAAAAGGAAAAACATCTCAACTCTTTTTTGCTGCTTTATTCGATGCGGCTGATCGGGGTGTTCATGTTCGAATCATTTTAGACGGGATTTTTCACAACATGCGCGGAGAATTGCGTGATATTCCAGATGCCATTGCAGCTCACCCCAATGTGGAGTTAAGGTATTATGAACCACTCAACATAGTTATGCCATGGACATGGCATAACCGTCTGCATGACAAGATCTTTCTTGTCGACAACACATATGGCATCATTGGCGGCCAAAATATTGGTGATAGATACATGGCATTGCAACCCAAAAAAGACTATGTATTCGATCGGGATGTCCTTGTTTACAATCCAAACCATAATAAAAACAGCACGGTTGTTGAAATGAAAAAATATATAGATCGGTTATGGGAACATCCATTCACCAAACCAGAAAAACATGCCAAACGTCAGCATCATACAAAGGGGTTACAAGAGCTGGATCAGCTGGCTGAGTTATATAAAAAAGCTCAGGCTGAGAGCGATCCTTTTGTTAAAGTGTTGCCGAAGGAATGGGCTCAAGGGGCTCTTCGTTCCGACCACGTCGCTTTCATTCACAATCCAATCCAGAGGCTGTATAAAGACCCGACCATGTGGAGAGCATTTGTTCATTTCGCCAATCAAGCAAAGTCGAAAGTGTACCTTCAGACGCCATATGCCATTCCTACCAAGAAAATGAAGAAAGCCGTACATCTGTCGATGAATCCAAAAGCAGAATGGGTCATGTTAACCAATTCAATCCAGCAGACCCCTAACCCTTTGGCTTTCGCGGGATACTTAAGCTCTAAGAAACGGTTGCTTGATACCAATCTGGCCATTTATGAATACCAAGGCCCTTATTCCATACACGGCAAATCATTTGTCATGGATGATTACCTCAGCATGGTTGGTTCGTATAACCTTGATCCCAGATCCGCCTTTCTAAATACCGAATCTGCTGTGGTCATTTCTGGTTCTGCATTCGCCAACGAACTAACAGAAGCTATGGATATCAAACGTACACTTAGTACACGTGTGAATAAAGGTGAGCAACTAGCAGAATCTACGAATCAGAAAGGCTCTGTTTTCAAACGAATGGCAATCACAGCTTTATCCAAACTGTCTTTTCTCTGGAGATTTCTGTTGTAG
- a CDS encoding MFS transporter, whose product MKKLLWIGCLSYFLIGLAHVVLGSILPVALEHYGKDYSQGGTLIFAQFAGFLGGVLLSPWLNRRFGKRGGLLIATALLCIAELSYMLLPPWGWMFVIAPAAGFGFGMVEAVIGTIIIAAIKDNTAVAMSRLEVLFGIGAMVMPLIASGLIAAGYWRLSFLVVAICAALTFVFWAKGSFGELDKFLERQSSNHASVNTHSAGTSGEMHPASASTSSPTYRGRNRTLLVLFVLFFFLYVGTEMSLANFMPAILIEKMNMKEAGAALSVTCFWIAMSVGRLFAGYIAEKFQYRVYVLYSCLASVLLLMVFPFTNQIWSSFLIILLLGLAMSGIFSIALVFASKLLPGTEESTPSILIASGGVGGAILPLTTGWSLDHLAVNQSAWMLAIFAVGLLVISVITYQWQNKHIANSAT is encoded by the coding sequence ATGAAAAAATTACTTTGGATCGGATGTCTGTCCTATTTCCTGATTGGACTTGCCCACGTTGTGCTCGGTTCCATTCTACCGGTTGCACTTGAACATTACGGCAAAGATTATAGCCAAGGCGGAACGCTGATCTTTGCTCAATTTGCCGGATTCCTGGGTGGTGTATTGTTATCTCCATGGCTGAACAGACGCTTTGGTAAACGGGGAGGCCTGTTAATCGCCACAGCGTTGCTCTGTATTGCAGAATTATCCTACATGCTGCTGCCACCATGGGGCTGGATGTTCGTCATTGCACCCGCGGCCGGCTTTGGATTCGGAATGGTTGAAGCTGTTATTGGCACCATTATCATCGCTGCAATCAAAGACAATACAGCCGTTGCCATGAGTCGACTGGAAGTGTTATTCGGGATTGGGGCGATGGTCATGCCGCTCATTGCAAGCGGTCTGATTGCTGCCGGATACTGGCGTCTCTCCTTTCTCGTTGTTGCGATCTGCGCAGCGCTGACCTTTGTTTTCTGGGCGAAAGGATCATTCGGTGAACTCGATAAGTTTCTGGAGCGACAGAGTTCAAATCATGCTTCCGTAAATACGCACTCTGCTGGGACATCGGGTGAGATGCATCCCGCATCTGCAAGTACATCCAGTCCAACCTATCGTGGCCGTAACAGGACTCTTCTGGTATTATTCGTTCTGTTCTTCTTCCTCTATGTTGGCACAGAGATGAGTCTTGCGAACTTCATGCCGGCGATCCTGATTGAGAAAATGAACATGAAGGAAGCCGGAGCAGCCCTTAGTGTCACCTGTTTCTGGATTGCCATGTCCGTGGGACGACTCTTCGCCGGGTATATCGCAGAGAAATTCCAATACCGCGTCTATGTTCTGTACAGTTGTCTTGCATCTGTTCTTTTGTTAATGGTATTTCCATTTACAAACCAAATCTGGTCTTCATTTCTCATCATCTTACTGCTTGGACTGGCGATGTCAGGGATATTCTCCATTGCCCTTGTCTTTGCCAGTAAACTGCTGCCCGGAACAGAAGAATCCACACCCAGCATTTTGATTGCCTCAGGTGGGGTTGGCGGTGCCATTCTGCCTTTGACTACGGGATGGAGTCTTGATCATCTGGCGGTTAATCAGTCTGCATGGATGCTTGCGATCTTTGCAGTTGGCCTGCTTGTCATTAGCGTAATCACGTATCAATGGCAGAACAAACATATAGCCAATTCTGCGACTTAA
- the serS gene encoding serine--tRNA ligase, with protein MLEMKWIRAHAEEVQAAADGKKIKINIRTLLERDEERRTLLREIEEGRRLRNTLSADIGRLMQAGNREQAEGLRAQVKQINEQLEHVEARLAPVQEEVTKLQWLVPNIVSPDTPNGSSDADNVELRRVGEVPTFEYNIKDHVELGELHDLIDIPRGVKIGGTRSYVLKGAGLLLHRAVQQLALDLLLKHGFTPMEVPLMVREDALVNTGFFPTGLDQVYELEGENKWLVGTSEVPLVSYYADEIVDVQEPVKLAAVSTCFRSEVGSGGRDVRGLYRVHQFAKVEQVILCAPDAEESERMLQEITGHAEELLQLLELPYRVVAVCTGDMSQKTYKQYDIETWMPSRGAYGETHSSSNLHDFQARRSNIRCLDAEGKLAYCHTLNNTAVASPRILIPLLENHQQEDGSIHIPVALRPYMGGAESLILPEQDAVK; from the coding sequence ATGTTAGAAATGAAGTGGATTCGTGCACATGCAGAAGAGGTTCAGGCCGCAGCAGACGGGAAAAAAATCAAGATCAACATTCGCACATTGTTAGAGCGGGATGAAGAACGTAGAACACTTTTGCGGGAAATTGAAGAAGGTCGCAGGTTGCGCAATACGTTATCTGCTGATATTGGCAGACTCATGCAAGCCGGGAATCGGGAACAGGCCGAGGGTTTGCGGGCTCAGGTTAAACAGATCAATGAACAGTTGGAACATGTGGAAGCGAGGCTCGCCCCTGTGCAGGAGGAAGTAACCAAGCTGCAATGGCTGGTACCCAATATCGTATCCCCGGATACCCCCAATGGCTCGTCGGACGCAGACAATGTAGAGCTGCGACGTGTGGGAGAGGTGCCAACGTTCGAGTATAACATCAAAGATCACGTGGAACTTGGGGAGTTGCATGATCTCATCGATATTCCCCGTGGAGTTAAGATTGGCGGGACGCGAAGTTATGTATTAAAAGGTGCTGGCCTGTTATTACATCGGGCAGTACAGCAACTTGCGCTGGATCTGTTGCTGAAGCACGGGTTTACACCGATGGAGGTACCGCTGATGGTCAGGGAGGATGCGTTGGTGAACACCGGATTCTTCCCAACCGGACTAGATCAGGTCTATGAACTCGAAGGGGAGAACAAGTGGCTGGTGGGAACTTCTGAAGTGCCGCTGGTCTCGTATTATGCGGATGAGATTGTCGATGTTCAAGAGCCTGTGAAGCTGGCCGCGGTATCGACGTGTTTCCGCAGTGAAGTTGGCTCCGGCGGACGGGATGTACGCGGATTATACCGTGTGCACCAATTTGCCAAAGTTGAGCAGGTCATTCTCTGTGCTCCTGATGCGGAAGAATCGGAGCGCATGTTGCAAGAGATTACAGGACACGCCGAAGAATTGCTGCAATTACTGGAACTGCCGTATCGTGTTGTCGCTGTATGTACCGGGGATATGTCGCAGAAAACGTACAAACAGTATGACATCGAGACGTGGATGCCAAGCCGCGGTGCATATGGAGAAACGCATTCGTCGTCGAATCTGCATGATTTTCAGGCGCGGCGTTCGAATATTCGTTGCTTGGATGCCGAAGGCAAGTTGGCGTATTGTCACACACTGAATAATACGGCGGTGGCATCGCCGCGTATCCTGATACCGTTGCTTGAGAATCATCAGCAGGAGGATGGAAGCATTCACATTCCGGTAGCCCTGCGGCCCTATATGGGCGGGGCCGAGAGCTTGATTTTGCCAGAGCAGGATGCAGTGAAGTAG
- a CDS encoding Ig-like domain-containing protein has translation MNRIKLALRGTLALMIALTVLVPSLALAATGDVTSIEITNSSPQKMSVSETAKLQVMATVEGFDNKQDVTEGVTWSTSNATVATMVKGKVKAVAAGEATIFAQVDGAKAQLVVQVQEKIKSIKASPKSYSFVKGSESTLPKVSITRANGKEEDVTSEIVWSVSTSSAVLENGKIKGITPGRVLLQGKYGTTIVKVPVAVTDEITKVEVTPATMQLNIKKSKALKVIGTYANGKTINLSKQVIWTSSNTNVAIVKNGAVKTLTEGQATLTGTYQNQTIKAEVTVVPLLKKLITGQKKLVLSPQGSTTLSVMAQYDTGKTTVVTNSAVWRSTKPGVATVTNGKIVAVGKGKTSITAKWGNKKVTIPVTVK, from the coding sequence ATGAATAGAATCAAACTGGCGCTTCGAGGCACACTTGCTCTAATGATTGCATTGACCGTACTGGTCCCTTCGTTGGCTTTGGCGGCTACCGGTGACGTGACATCGATTGAAATTACCAATAGCAGCCCGCAGAAGATGAGCGTTTCCGAGACAGCTAAGCTTCAGGTGATGGCAACCGTAGAAGGTTTTGATAACAAACAGGATGTTACCGAAGGTGTCACATGGTCCACCAGCAATGCAACAGTTGCGACGATGGTGAAAGGTAAAGTCAAGGCCGTGGCCGCGGGCGAAGCAACCATTTTTGCACAGGTAGACGGGGCTAAAGCTCAGTTGGTTGTCCAAGTTCAGGAGAAGATCAAAAGCATCAAAGCTTCACCGAAATCCTACAGTTTTGTTAAAGGCAGTGAAAGCACCCTTCCGAAAGTAAGCATTACCCGTGCGAATGGTAAGGAAGAGGATGTGACGTCTGAGATTGTATGGTCCGTATCCACTTCTTCGGCTGTCCTGGAAAACGGTAAAATCAAAGGCATTACACCCGGTAGAGTATTGCTGCAAGGCAAATACGGAACAACGATTGTGAAAGTCCCCGTTGCAGTAACGGACGAGATTACCAAAGTCGAGGTTACCCCTGCAACTATGCAGCTGAACATCAAGAAGTCCAAAGCGTTGAAGGTGATCGGCACCTACGCAAACGGCAAAACGATCAACCTTTCGAAACAAGTGATATGGACCTCTTCCAATACAAATGTAGCTATCGTGAAAAATGGAGCAGTCAAGACGCTGACTGAGGGACAAGCCACCTTGACAGGAACTTATCAAAATCAGACAATAAAGGCAGAGGTTACCGTTGTACCTTTGCTCAAAAAGTTGATTACAGGCCAGAAAAAACTGGTTTTGTCCCCACAGGGAAGCACAACGCTGAGTGTGATGGCCCAGTATGATACGGGTAAAACCACTGTTGTGACGAACAGCGCGGTGTGGAGAAGCACAAAGCCGGGCGTAGCGACAGTTACAAATGGCAAGATCGTGGCTGTAGGCAAAGGGAAAACGTCCATCACGGCCAAGTGGGGCAACAAAAAAGTGACGATCCCTGTTACGGTAAAATAA